A stretch of DNA from Triticum dicoccoides isolate Atlit2015 ecotype Zavitan chromosome 2A, WEW_v2.0, whole genome shotgun sequence:
GCTAGTATATGTATGTTTTCTAGCTAATCTTGCAGTAGTAGTAGTACATCTTTCTCATATATGCGGTGCTTGCATGCAGCTATTGCACGAACTACTACGGCGACGGGGCACCGGCCTCAGCCGGGGCCGACATGTGCGACTGGTGCCTCGGCGACGTCTCCGGGAAGGCCAGGAGGAGCGCGTCTACATCCGGGAAGCAGCAGGCCTCCGTCTGCCAGGATTCGGCCACGACGGGCTACTCCGGCAGGATCGACAAGGCGGCAACCGGCGGCGACCAGGAGAGCGGGCGGCGAGGGTCGACCAAGGTGGGAGGCCGCAGGTACAAGCTGCTCAAGGACGTCCTGTGTTAGAAACTAGTTTTAGGCGCCATCTTGCAGGCCTGATCGAGCATGACCGATAAGTAAGACCAGCTAGTTATGAGGAGTTAGCTTGTAGCCAAGGTCGGTAGTTATATTAGTTTGATCGATGTGCATATATGAGTATTGTATATGTTTGTTTGCTTATGTGTTACTTAGGAGTAAGCATCTGCTCGCTTATAGTAAGTACTCTGGCTTGGCAAACCTTATCTTATGCTGTTTGTGTGGCCACAGTTTATCTAGCACGTACTCTCTTGTTCTCTTGTGCCGGTAATCTTTCGTTTGTTCACATTGGATGCATGCTTACATACTCCTAATTGGTTTTCTCTACCGCATGTTACGTGATTACTTTGCTGTCCTCTTCTCAACTCTGTTCTTCAAACACTCGTGCATCGTGCATGAATCGAGTGGTAATGACAACGAAGTCGCCGTACGTTGCGTATATATGGGGAATTAAGGATGCCATAGTCCCAATACCTTGCATCTCTAGGAGTCTAGGTACTAGCACGCAtggtgcgtgcatgcatgcatgcatgcactagcTGCTGTTCCCGGCCGTACACGCATGTACCAGTGATTTCCCGAACCCAAGGCCGTGGGAGAGGCCGGCCGGAGGCCGGAGCTAGGTAGCACGCTGCATGCTGCCAAGGCGATCGAGCCGGCCGGCCAGCCACGGCCAGGGTCGATGCATGTAGCAGTCAACGAGTCGTACCGGGCAGGACCGGCCGGTGGAAGTGGCCGACAAACCCATGCGTGCTCCCCTCCACTTGCATGCGCTGCTAGGTTAATTATCCCGCGCCTCTGCGTGCATGGCTGCCTAGCTAGCTCGGTCGTTAATTAGCCTCCAAATCTACACCTGATAATAAGTTAAAAGAGATAGAGATATGCAGTGGCTGACAGGTTTCTATGCCACTCTCAGTCTTCTCCTCCTTTTATACGTACTAATCTTGTTCGATTTGCTCGTGATGCCCTGTCCACGTCGATCGATTCGATGGTACGCGTATAAGATTCAGATCTCTTCACACAGTAAAACTAAACGTACCTATATATGGCATGGCCCATCTTCAGGAAAAGGTGATTCTTTTTCCAGTTAAGCCGGCCTCAGCTGTTAAGACCGGGAATTAATAGTGCGCACTACGTAGACGAGCACACACGTACAGCTGTGCTCGCCGGCCCACGGTACCAATGCTGCCGACCCTACCGTGCATGTGTGAACCTGGTTCTTTTTAGGTGTCATGTAGCAAGAAAGACCGGACATTGCATTGTGGccacctagctagctagctagctagct
This window harbors:
- the LOC119351835 gene encoding uncharacterized protein LOC119351835, which codes for MSTPLPSRLPPSPSSVPGRHSFLILPRSCATSTSHLPMDGGAATVCSMCGDIGFPDKLFRCARCRYRFQHSYCTNYYGDGAPASAGADMCDWCLGDVSGKARRSASTSGKQQASVCQDSATTGYSGRIDKAATGGDQESGRRGSTKVGGRRYKLLKDVLC